ATTTACATGCATAAGAATATATACACTACTATAACATATCTATGATTACATATAAGTCCACCAAGGATTGCTTTTTTTAGTATTTTTCTTAAATATATGTTTTCTAAGCAATGCATCGAACAAATTTATAGAAAAAAATGAAACATTATTTTGCTGCGAAATATAATTTTATGAGCAAAATTGAACGTTTCAATTAAATACATAACATTGTATCTTAAAATTTGTAAGCGATGTTGTGTGGCTAATTGGTCTAAGAATATTAGAAAATATACTAGTTAACACATTATGTCGATAAAGTCATTCATAAATAAGAAAAAAAGTTTGGTATAAATGAAGTTATGTGTTTTTATTTTATCCATATCGGACGCACACAATTGATTTGATCAACATGAAGTTGTATATAGCACAAATTGGTTAATAAATAGTGGTTTATCAAACTATTTTCATAGCATAGTTAGTGGGTCTGTTGAGACCTAACATAAGAAAGTATTAGATGACTAACACACACAAAAAAGTCAGTAATTGCATATGCAGTATTTCCAACAGCCTAATCCAATATCACTTTGACCTTACTCATGTAAAGAAACTCACATTGTTTCTTTAGTGTTTGTGTTATTTAGAAAGGTAGGACTTCCTGTGATTCAGCACAGCACATGGCCGTGGCTCAACACTGCCTTCTTCGGCTCCTCGCACCGCCTCCTCCAAACATGGGTGAGCACATCCGAGGTACTAAATATGTGGTGAAATCTCAGCTTAATTTGTATGAGATCAGTTACACAATCTACCAAACACACCTTAAAAGAATACATTCTGTTGTTAGCGTAGGAATGGCCGCGACGTGTTTGTTGGATGCAATTGAGAAGATTTTGTAATACCTCATCCGTGCTAAAAAAAGAGATGCTCAACCTTTTCTAGTTATAGATGTATATATAATTAAAATATATCTATATATTTTTGTACCTATATAAAATTGAGCAGGTTTTTTAGTGATGGAGGGAGTAATATTTTTCTACAATCAAATGTTCTCCCTTTCAAAACAAAATAATCAAGTGAATACAGCGTCTACCGTTCAGGCGCCAGCCGCCGCCGTCCCGTTTCAAAACGTGACGGACCGCACCTGGCAACCGCTCCCCTCGCGAGCACGCGCCGCCCATCCCACCACCAGATAGGCCCCACGAGAACACGGACCTACATGTCATTCTCCTCGGAACACCAAGCCAAATCTGTATGTAAACACGCACGAATTTTCCCGAAAACATTTCGCTCCCAGGAAAGGCGCCTCCAGCCTCCCGCCCAACCCTAGCCCCGCTTCAAATACCGCCGCCCGCTCCGCCTCAATCCCCCCTCCAACCTCCATCCGCCACCAAATCCACCACTCACCGGCCGCCGGGACCCACATGGCGGCCACGCGCAAGCCCCGattcccggccgccgccgccgccgaccaccTCCGCTTCCTCCGCCCCGGCGCGCTCGCCCGCCTCCGCGACGCCAGGCTCCGCCGCAGCCGGAGGGCCGCCTCCCGCCCGGCCCCGCCCTCGCCGTCCCCCTCTCCCCCGCCCGCTCCCGCTCCCGCGGCGGGGCCCTTCCTGCCCTACTACGTGCCGGCGTCGAGGCTCCTCTCCCCGCGCTGCCCGCAGCGGAAGAAGCTCACGGCGGCCAAGGCCGTCACGCTCTTCCCCCCGCCGGCCTCGGACCTGCCCTTCGAGGCGGTTATGGAGTTCCTCAACATCCCGGACATGGTCGTCGCCGCCCACTAGAGGAGGGCCCCCCCTCGCCGTGTTGTACTAGCTCGTTCGTCTATATACATGTAGATTCAGAGATCTGGTTCTGCCTCGTCTAGTTCATAGTAGTTCCATGTCTTACAGCTTATTATTGTTTACCTTGTTTGTTTGTACTGTACCGATTTGATGTGAAAAAAACAAATATAAAGAAGAATAGTTCTGTAAAAGGTTTGTGTAACTGCAAAATCGGGAACATAACTGTCAATTCGCTGTGCTTTCCTACTACGATCTACTCCGTCATTTCTGAATTCAGAATACACTAGTCAGGCACTACATTCTGTACTAGGGGATATTTTCAATTGCTTATCATCAGATGTGATTCCATTCAACAAAGGATGTAATCAGCATCGGGCTATACCTTCCAGAAATGGTATGTTTCCTTGGCTACTCCAGTTCAACTTCATTGTGTTTAGATTACAATCAACCTTGGCGTTAGCAGCCTGTTGTTGCTTATGGTTGATTCAACACTTCATGCAGACAGTTTTTGATTTGCGAATTCAGGATACAATAGGTAGGCACATACTATATGCAGTACTAGGGGGAATCCTATTGCTTGCCATACGTGGTTTCATTGAATAATCAGCAGGTACTTCTCCTTTTAGAAATGGCAAATTCCTTGTCCACTCCACTTCAACTTCATTGGGTTTATTTAGATTAAATCATTATTGATGTTAGCGGTTTAGTAGCAGCCTATGGTGACTTATGGTTAATTTCAATACTTCATGCCAGCATCTTTATTTCCTTATGTTGCTGGACACAAGCATCTTCTGGTAATTCCTGGGTTGTTACCTTATTTCCCTTTCAGTATTCCTTTTCTGTAATTTTCTGGACACAAGGTTCTGTGTAACTGCAAAAAGGGCAAGAGAACTGTCAATTTTCTGTGCTTTCCTACTACGATCTACTATGTGATTTGTCAATTCAGAATACAATGTTGCTGGACATACTATATGCATTACTAGGGTCTAGGGGAATTCAATTGCTTATCAGACGTGATTCCATTCAACAATGGACATAATCAGCATAGGGCTATACCTTTCAGAAAATGGTATCTTCCTTGGCTACTCTAGTACAACTTCATTGGGTTTAGATTTCATTTGCAGCATATTGTTGCTTATGGTTGGCTTCGACAGTTCGTGAAGACAGTATTGGTTAAGAAACACTCTACATCTTTATTATGTTGCTGCATCTTCTGGTATTGCGCAATAATTGCTGGTTTGTGCCATTATTGCCTTTTATCTCTGTTTTCTGTAATATGTAGATACAGCTCACCTAGACATATTTGATCTGCTCTGAGCATATTCAACGGCAATCATCATTCAGAATTATCATGTCTGATCTCTAAACAAAGGTGATTAACATC
This region of Lolium perenne isolate Kyuss_39 chromosome 2, Kyuss_2.0, whole genome shotgun sequence genomic DNA includes:
- the LOC127330643 gene encoding uncharacterized protein, whose product is MAATRKPRFPAAAAADHLRFLRPGALARLRDARLRRSRRAASRPAPPSPSPSPPPAPAPAAGPFLPYYVPASRLLSPRCPQRKKLTAAKAVTLFPPPASDLPFEAVMEFLNIPDMVVAAH